In the genome of Polaribacter sp. MED152, one region contains:
- a CDS encoding DUF5362 family protein has protein sequence MKAHNPITQLEQLVLTSDAKRFLKETAGWAFFIAILGIIGIAFMLIVGLVSFFALDAMPEATQAQLPFDMGLAMGIFYLVMALLYIFPVYYLFQFSNKLKKALASKNDEVLANAFEMLKSHYKYIGVLFIIVISLNILSVIAVALGAFAI, from the coding sequence ATGAAAGCACACAACCCAATTACCCAATTAGAACAATTAGTTTTAACTTCTGATGCTAAACGATTTTTAAAGGAAACTGCAGGTTGGGCTTTCTTTATAGCAATATTAGGAATTATAGGTATTGCGTTTATGTTAATAGTTGGTTTAGTTTCCTTTTTTGCCTTAGATGCAATGCCTGAGGCAACTCAAGCTCAATTACCTTTTGATATGGGCTTAGCAATGGGTATCTTTTATTTGGTAATGGCATTATTGTATATTTTTCCTGTATACTATTTATTTCAGTTTTCTAATAAACTGAAAAAAGCATTAGCAAGTAAAAACGATGAAGTTTTAGCCAATGCTTTTGAGATGTTAAAGTCCCATTATAAGTACATAGGAGTGCTATTTATCATTGTCATATCACTGAATATACTAAGTGTAATTGCAGTAGCTTTAGGCGCTTTTGCAATTTAA